A stretch of Aerococcaceae bacterium zg-252 DNA encodes these proteins:
- the rimM gene encoding ribosome maturation factor RimM, translating into MKVRIQHMFKIGRIVNTFGIRGQVKVIADTDFPEERFKAGSTLYLLKDEQVVETLTVAAAQLHKGTYLVSFENYTNINQVESFKNLWLAIDASQQQPLEDDEFYHHQIIGLDVVTTDGKMLGKVKEILSLGSNDVWVVKRNKANLKDALIPYIDDVVKSVNLADNTATIELMEGLIDDEN; encoded by the coding sequence ATGAAAGTGAGGATACAACACATGTTTAAAATTGGACGAATTGTCAATACATTCGGTATTCGTGGTCAAGTAAAAGTGATTGCTGATACGGATTTTCCAGAAGAACGCTTTAAAGCAGGCTCAACACTTTATCTTTTAAAGGACGAACAAGTAGTCGAAACTTTAACGGTTGCAGCAGCACAATTGCATAAAGGAACTTACTTAGTTTCATTTGAAAATTATACGAATATTAATCAAGTGGAGTCATTTAAAAATTTATGGTTAGCGATTGATGCGTCGCAACAACAGCCTTTAGAAGATGATGAATTTTATCATCACCAAATTATCGGGCTTGATGTCGTCACTACTGACGGTAAAATGCTAGGGAAAGTAAAAGAAATCTTATCATTAGGTTCTAATGATGTCTGGGTTGTTAAACGCAATAAAGCGAATTTAAAAGATGCATTGATTCCATACATTGATGATGTGGTGAAATCTGTTAATTTAGCTGATAATACAGCTACAATTGAATTAATGGAAGGGTTAATTGACGATGAAAATTGA
- the trmD gene encoding tRNA (guanosine(37)-N1)-methyltransferase TrmD: MKIDVLTLFPEMFAPLNESLMKEAQSKGKLSLHLHNFRQFAVNKHGHVDDYPYGGGAGMLLRVEPIVQTLESIDKNERTRIVLVDPTGVPFTQQMANDWAKEEHLIFICGHYEGFDERIRDYVTEEVSLGDYVLTNGELPTMVMIDSTVRLIPDVVGNAHSIVEESHQRHLLEHPQYTRPREFRGKVVPDVLLSGHHDNIAKWQAKEAIRKTYERRPDLLEKAELTSQEHEWLQEIIKENELK; encoded by the coding sequence ATGAAAATTGATGTGTTGACTTTGTTTCCAGAAATGTTCGCACCCTTAAACGAATCATTGATGAAAGAGGCACAAAGCAAAGGTAAATTATCCTTACATTTACATAATTTTAGACAATTTGCTGTAAATAAGCATGGACATGTTGATGATTATCCATACGGTGGGGGAGCTGGCATGTTATTGCGTGTCGAACCCATTGTTCAAACACTGGAATCAATTGATAAGAATGAACGCACACGAATTGTCTTAGTTGACCCAACCGGTGTTCCATTTACGCAGCAAATGGCCAATGATTGGGCAAAAGAAGAGCATTTGATTTTTATTTGTGGGCATTACGAGGGATTTGATGAACGGATTCGTGATTATGTAACAGAAGAAGTATCGTTAGGTGATTATGTTTTAACCAATGGCGAGCTGCCAACAATGGTAATGATTGATTCTACTGTACGTCTAATTCCAGATGTGGTTGGAAATGCTCATTCAATAGTAGAAGAATCACATCAACGACATCTATTAGAACATCCACAATATACACGACCAAGAGAATTTCGTGGGAAAGTAGTGCCAGACGTCTTATTAAGTGGACATCATGATAATATTGCGAAATGGCAAGCTAAAGAGGCAATTCGTAAAACTTACGAACGGCGACCAGATTTACTTGAAAAAGCTGAGCTAACATCGCAAGAACACGAATGGTTACAAGAAATTATTAAAGAAAATGAGTTGAAATGA
- the pyrR gene encoding bifunctional pyr operon transcriptional regulator/uracil phosphoribosyltransferase PyrR → MSENLLLDAAAINRTLKRIGHEIIERNKSVQEVILVGIKTRGEFLAQRIAEKIYEIEQEQIPVEVVDITFYRDDLSHATVSEFPEVLKAEFNLDLTDKRVVIVDDVLYTGRTVRAAMEAILAQSRPSHIQLAVLVDRGHRELPIRADFVGKNVPTAKTERIDVRLEEVDAQADQVVIVKP, encoded by the coding sequence ATGTCAGAAAATTTATTATTAGATGCTGCAGCCATTAATCGAACATTAAAACGAATCGGACACGAAATTATTGAGCGTAATAAGTCAGTGCAAGAAGTCATATTAGTTGGAATCAAAACACGTGGTGAATTTTTGGCACAACGTATTGCTGAAAAAATATATGAAATTGAACAAGAGCAAATACCGGTTGAAGTGGTTGATATTACATTTTATCGGGATGATTTATCTCACGCAACGGTATCGGAATTTCCTGAAGTGTTAAAAGCTGAATTTAATTTGGATTTAACGGATAAACGTGTTGTCATTGTAGATGATGTTTTATATACTGGAAGAACTGTTCGTGCTGCTATGGAGGCAATACTGGCTCAAAGTCGTCCGTCTCATATCCAGTTAGCTGTTTTAGTTGATAGGGGGCATCGTGAATTGCCGATTCGTGCTGATTTTGTCGGAAAAAATGTTCCAACAGCTAAAACAGAGCGTATTGATGTTCGTTTAGAGGAAGTTGATGCACAAGCAGACCAAGTTGTCATTGTTAAGCCGTAA
- a CDS encoding NFACT family protein, whose product MTFDGFFTRALVNELAEQLIGGRISKIYQPFERELQLVIRNQRQNYRLAASIHPTYYHIGLTDERPSNPTHAPMFCMLMRKHLENAVILDLRQVDNDRIIEMELSGLDELGDQQTYRLIFEMMGRHSNILLVNPKKETIIDCIKHVAPSLNTYRGLQPGALYIAPPKNQQQTNIFSLENLESWAWHQDELVNGQAHRIIEGLGVLGSRQIAEWIVTENLSPKAALQKLMAATNTASPTLYESDSKLNFYYITLPHLDGVQTQFNTLSELIQVFFRQKIHQDRIKQLSGDLTQKLEQIIQRNQTKLMKLEEDRKVATAADMYRIKGELLTTYAYQIEKGVDTITVDNYYDNNQPITIELDPRLTPIENSQNYFKRYTKYRDSLHYIDEQVEVTAQENDYLEGILVQLKQADIEDIEDIKAELSEEGYVSQRKSSIKKRAKSSSSPRIYQSEDGVRIYVGRNNQQNDELSLKKATKNHWWLHAKNIPGSHVIIESDKPSDETITLAAELAAYYSKFSHSGQVPVDLLQVKHLRKPNGAKPGYVIYEGQHTVYVTPDENRISQYEVK is encoded by the coding sequence ATGACTTTTGACGGATTTTTTACACGAGCATTAGTAAATGAATTAGCTGAACAATTAATTGGTGGCAGAATTTCTAAAATATATCAACCATTCGAACGTGAGTTGCAGCTAGTTATTCGTAATCAACGACAAAATTATCGCTTAGCAGCATCAATTCACCCTACCTATTATCATATCGGTTTAACCGATGAACGACCAAGTAATCCAACGCACGCACCGATGTTTTGTATGTTGATGCGTAAACATTTAGAAAATGCGGTTATTTTAGATTTAAGACAAGTAGATAATGACCGTATTATTGAAATGGAATTAAGTGGGCTAGATGAATTAGGTGACCAACAAACATATCGTCTTATTTTTGAAATGATGGGACGTCATAGTAATATTTTATTAGTTAATCCTAAAAAAGAAACTATTATTGATTGTATTAAACACGTTGCCCCTAGTTTAAATACTTATCGTGGCTTGCAACCGGGTGCTTTATATATTGCCCCACCGAAAAATCAGCAGCAAACTAATATTTTTTCATTAGAGAATTTAGAATCATGGGCATGGCATCAAGATGAACTGGTAAATGGGCAGGCACATCGAATAATTGAAGGTTTAGGTGTATTAGGTAGCAGACAGATTGCTGAATGGATTGTGACAGAAAATTTATCGCCTAAGGCAGCCCTACAAAAACTAATGGCAGCAACGAACACAGCGTCCCCTACTTTGTATGAATCGGACTCAAAACTGAATTTTTACTATATAACATTGCCACATTTAGACGGTGTTCAAACACAATTCAATACATTATCAGAATTAATACAAGTCTTTTTCCGTCAAAAAATTCATCAAGACCGTATCAAACAACTCTCAGGTGATTTGACTCAAAAATTAGAACAGATTATTCAACGAAATCAAACGAAATTAATGAAATTAGAAGAAGACCGTAAAGTAGCAACGGCAGCTGATATGTATCGGATTAAGGGAGAATTATTGACGACTTATGCTTACCAAATTGAAAAAGGTGTAGACACTATTACAGTAGATAATTATTACGATAACAATCAACCTATTACAATTGAGCTAGACCCACGCTTAACTCCGATTGAAAATAGTCAAAATTATTTTAAACGCTATACGAAATACCGAGATTCCTTGCATTATATTGATGAACAAGTGGAAGTAACTGCTCAAGAAAATGATTATTTAGAAGGGATACTTGTTCAATTGAAGCAAGCAGATATTGAAGATATTGAAGACATTAAAGCAGAACTATCTGAAGAAGGCTATGTTTCGCAACGTAAGTCATCAATCAAGAAACGTGCTAAATCGTCTTCATCGCCACGTATTTATCAAAGCGAAGACGGTGTTCGAATTTATGTTGGACGAAATAATCAACAAAATGATGAATTAAGTCTGAAAAAAGCAACCAAAAATCATTGGTGGTTACACGCAAAAAATATTCCAGGTTCTCATGTAATTATTGAAAGTGACAAACCAAGTGATGAAACGATTACTTTAGCAGCTGAATTAGCAGCTTACTATTCAAAATTCAGTCACTCTGGCCAAGTGCCAGTTGACTTATTGCAAGTAAAACATTTACGCAAACCCAATGGAGCTAAACCAGGTTACGTCATCTACGAAGGTCAACATACGGTCTATGTAACACCAGATGAAAATCGAATAAGTCAGTACGAAGTAAAGTAA
- a CDS encoding AbrB/MazE/SpoVT family DNA-binding domain-containing protein yields MEQVIKEYTTLSQWGNSKATRIPANVLKKLNIDVNQKFLVSVKDQSIVLTPEIQKPTSIHELFSGWEDDGYRSQELDWGQAEGNEISW; encoded by the coding sequence ATGGAACAAGTAATCAAAGAATACACAACACTATCACAATGGGGAAACTCGAAAGCGACCAGAATACCGGCAAATGTCTTAAAGAAGCTAAACATCGATGTCAATCAAAAATTTTTAGTTTCGGTAAAAGACCAGTCAATTGTTTTGACACCAGAAATTCAAAAACCAACAAGTATTCATGAATTATTTTCTGGTTGGGAAGATGACGGTTACCGTTCTCAAGAACTAGACTGGGGACAAGCTGAAGGGAACGAAATCTCATGGTAA
- a CDS encoding rhomboid family intramembrane serine protease — MNLIHKLKNPIWWQQTPILTYLLIIINLCIYLMMIVTWGTTETSEVLLQAGAMFRLSIILFGQWWRLFTAGFIHIGIEHLLMNLLSLYFAGIELERITGHWRFLCIYLLSIVGGNTLSFALSGNGVISAGASTGIFGLFAAYIVLAKLFPSSRYLKDRSQTFTMLIVVNLGLNIFSGTIDMWGHIGGAIFGALATLMVGIPNQDKQSWLKRILVIIAIITLFMLLIFVGFKKI, encoded by the coding sequence ATGAATTTAATACACAAATTAAAAAATCCTATTTGGTGGCAACAAACACCTATTTTAACTTACTTATTAATCATAATAAACTTGTGTATCTATTTGATGATGATTGTCACTTGGGGGACAACTGAAACTTCAGAAGTTCTTTTACAAGCAGGGGCAATGTTTCGTCTGTCGATTATTCTCTTTGGGCAATGGTGGCGTCTATTTACAGCCGGTTTCATTCATATAGGGATTGAGCATTTACTGATGAATCTATTGTCTTTATATTTCGCAGGGATTGAACTTGAGCGAATCACTGGGCATTGGCGTTTTCTATGTATTTATTTATTGTCCATTGTCGGAGGAAATACTTTATCCTTTGCATTATCAGGTAACGGTGTTATATCAGCAGGGGCGAGTACAGGAATTTTTGGTCTATTTGCTGCCTATATCGTATTAGCGAAACTATTTCCGTCTTCTCGTTACTTAAAAGATCGTAGCCAAACATTTACTATGCTGATTGTGGTTAACTTAGGGCTCAATATCTTTTCAGGAACGATTGATATGTGGGGACATATTGGTGGAGCAATATTTGGAGCTTTGGCAACATTAATGGTTGGAATTCCTAATCAAGACAAGCAGTCGTGGTTAAAACGAATCCTAGTTATCATTGCTATCATCACATTGTTCATGTTATTAATTTTTGTAGGATTTAAAAAAATTTAA
- a CDS encoding MFS transporter: MIHLLLVTIYLAFISLGLPDSLLGSAWPIMNPMMNVPLSFAGIVSMIISCGTIISSLQSDRVTKRFGAGKVTVFSVLLTAIALFGFSVSSSFWQLCLWAIPYGLGAGSIDASLNNFVALHYKSHHMSWLHCMWGLGAAIGPYIMTYALTHELGWQGGYWIIGIIQAVLTFILFMSLPLWKSHHAIVTKEMNTDYHPLSLKQIMAIKGTKEIMISFLAYCAIESIVGLWASSYFVLYKGIPEGIAASYAALFYIGITVGRALSGFLTFKFSDEQMIKIGSSVIFLGIFGLLVPKTPDIVSLISVIIIGFGCAPIYPSIIHMSPRYFGKGRSQAIIGVQMASAYLGTLVMPPIFGWLGQGVGMWILPFFILVIAIIMVIMIQRFIQLYESEDTTHV, from the coding sequence ATGATTCATTTACTATTAGTGACTATCTATTTGGCTTTCATCAGTCTTGGATTACCGGACTCATTGTTAGGGTCTGCTTGGCCGATTATGAATCCGATGATGAATGTTCCATTATCATTTGCCGGTATTGTGTCGATGATTATCTCATGTGGTACGATTATTTCTAGTTTACAAAGTGACCGTGTCACTAAACGTTTTGGAGCAGGGAAGGTAACAGTTTTTAGCGTATTATTAACGGCGATTGCACTCTTCGGCTTTTCGGTTAGTTCGTCCTTTTGGCAGCTATGCCTATGGGCTATTCCATACGGATTAGGGGCAGGCAGTATTGATGCGTCATTAAATAATTTTGTCGCTCTCCATTATAAAAGTCATCACATGAGTTGGTTACATTGTATGTGGGGCTTAGGTGCAGCAATAGGTCCATATATTATGACATATGCTTTAACTCATGAATTAGGTTGGCAAGGTGGTTATTGGATTATTGGAATTATTCAAGCTGTATTGACGTTTATTTTATTTATGAGCCTACCTTTATGGAAAAGTCATCATGCCATTGTAACGAAAGAAATGAATACCGATTATCACCCACTATCTTTAAAGCAAATTATGGCGATAAAGGGTACAAAGGAAATCATGATCAGTTTCTTAGCCTATTGTGCTATCGAATCAATTGTCGGTCTATGGGCTAGCAGCTACTTTGTATTGTATAAAGGAATACCAGAGGGTATTGCAGCATCGTATGCAGCTTTATTTTATATCGGTATTACGGTTGGGAGAGCATTAAGTGGTTTCTTAACGTTTAAATTTTCTGATGAGCAGATGATTAAGATTGGCAGTAGTGTGATTTTTCTTGGTATTTTCGGTTTATTAGTACCTAAAACACCCGATATTGTTTCATTAATTAGTGTAATTATTATCGGTTTTGGTTGTGCACCGATTTATCCAAGTATTATTCATATGTCACCACGCTATTTTGGAAAAGGGCGTTCTCAAGCGATTATCGGTGTTCAAATGGCTAGTGCCTATTTGGGAACATTAGTGATGCCTCCAATATTCGGTTGGCTAGGGCAAGGTGTCGGTATGTGGATACTGCCATTCTTTATTTTAGTAATTGCCATTATCATGGTGATTATGATTCAACGTTTTATTCAATTATATGAAAGTGAGGATACAACACATGTTTAA
- a CDS encoding type II toxin-antitoxin system PemK/MazF family toxin encodes MVISQGDIFYVDFNPSMGHEQKHRRPAIALSHDLVAQFGGLTIVAPISTTERNYPTYHTLASTKVIKGKVMLDQTIALDLKARRVTKVEESLDKAELKDIIDKYKLLFDLV; translated from the coding sequence ATGGTAATTTCACAAGGAGATATTTTCTACGTAGACTTTAATCCAAGTATGGGACATGAACAGAAACATCGACGTCCAGCCATTGCACTTAGTCATGATTTAGTAGCTCAATTTGGTGGTTTAACTATCGTTGCACCTATTTCAACTACAGAACGGAATTATCCAACATATCACACACTAGCAAGTACAAAGGTAATCAAAGGAAAGGTAATGCTTGACCAGACGATTGCACTTGATTTAAAAGCCCGTAGAGTTACAAAGGTTGAAGAATCACTAGATAAAGCTGAACTTAAAGATATTATAGATAAGTACAAGCTTTTATTTGATTTAGTTTAA
- a CDS encoding ROK family glucokinase produces MSKKIIGIDLGGTSAKLAILTPEGDIQKKWSVETNILNGGVAIVPNIIESIQEQLNLLNLTPEDFYGIGMGSPGKVDAKEKTVIGAYNLNWSELQLVGQQFETAFGIPFYIDNDANVAALGEQWKGAGNGEPDVVMFTLGTGVGGGVVINHQLVRGAGGTAGEVGHIFVDEKHRFDCTCGNAGCLETVASATGIVKLARQYSNEFAGSSEIKERIDSGEAVTARDIFDAAKDEDTFSEHVVEEFARYLGIATSHIANILNPQIIVLGGGVSAAGKYLLEKVEKYHKEFSFPQVRDVTKLELAQIGNDAGVIGAARLVPTK; encoded by the coding sequence ATGTCAAAAAAAATTATTGGTATTGATTTAGGTGGAACTTCTGCTAAATTAGCTATTTTAACACCTGAGGGAGATATTCAAAAAAAATGGAGTGTTGAAACGAATATTTTAAATGGCGGCGTGGCAATTGTGCCAAACATCATTGAATCAATTCAAGAGCAATTAAATTTATTGAATTTAACACCCGAAGATTTTTACGGAATTGGTATGGGTTCGCCTGGTAAAGTAGATGCTAAAGAAAAAACAGTTATTGGGGCTTATAATCTCAATTGGAGTGAATTACAATTAGTTGGTCAACAGTTTGAGACAGCTTTTGGTATTCCATTTTATATTGATAATGATGCGAATGTTGCAGCCCTTGGTGAACAATGGAAAGGTGCTGGAAATGGTGAGCCAGATGTTGTCATGTTTACGCTTGGAACAGGTGTTGGTGGTGGTGTCGTGATTAATCACCAATTAGTTCGTGGAGCAGGGGGTACAGCTGGAGAAGTCGGACATATTTTTGTAGACGAGAAACATCGTTTTGATTGTACTTGCGGTAATGCTGGTTGCTTAGAAACTGTTGCATCAGCTACTGGGATTGTTAAATTAGCACGTCAATATTCAAATGAGTTTGCTGGCTCAAGTGAAATTAAAGAACGCATTGACAGTGGAGAAGCTGTCACAGCACGTGATATTTTTGATGCAGCAAAAGATGAAGATACTTTCAGTGAACATGTTGTCGAAGAATTTGCTCGCTATTTAGGCATTGCGACTTCACATATTGCGAATATTTTGAATCCACAAATTATCGTATTAGGTGGTGGTGTGTCAGCTGCTGGTAAATATTTACTAGAAAAAGTTGAGAAATACCACAAGGAATTTTCATTCCCACAAGTGCGTGATGTGACAAAATTAGAGTTAGCACAAATCGGAAATGATGCCGGTGTGATTGGAGCAGCTAGATTAGTGCCAACTAAATAA
- a CDS encoding manganese-dependent inorganic pyrophosphatase produces MSKYLVFGHKNPDTDTVASAIAMSFFLERTGYDAEPVILGSVNEETAFALDSFNVEAPRIVETVANEVERVALVDHNEPQQSVADLESVTVDYVVDHHRIAGFETAQPLYYRAEPIGCTATILFKMFKENEIDIPSSIAGLMLSAIISDTLLFKSPTCTKQDEFAARELAKYAEVDIEEYGLALLKAGTNLSTKSVEELLNLDAKTFEMNGRKVRIAQVNAIGFAEMKERKESLLEAMELANTSEQYDLFLLIVTDVLESNSFALVAGEDLKAVKRAFDTIITNQEFELPGVVSRKKQVVPQLTESYEAL; encoded by the coding sequence ATGTCTAAATATTTAGTGTTTGGTCATAAAAATCCCGACACCGATACGGTTGCATCAGCAATCGCAATGAGTTTCTTTTTAGAACGTACAGGTTACGATGCAGAACCTGTTATTTTAGGGTCAGTCAACGAAGAAACAGCTTTTGCTTTGGATTCATTCAATGTCGAAGCACCACGTATTGTGGAAACAGTTGCAAATGAAGTAGAGCGTGTCGCATTAGTTGACCACAATGAGCCACAACAATCTGTTGCCGATTTAGAATCTGTAACGGTTGATTATGTTGTCGATCACCACCGTATTGCTGGTTTTGAAACAGCTCAACCATTGTATTATCGTGCAGAACCAATTGGATGTACAGCAACTATTTTATTTAAAATGTTTAAAGAAAATGAAATTGATATTCCAAGTTCAATTGCTGGTTTAATGCTTTCAGCGATTATTTCAGATACATTATTATTCAAATCACCAACATGTACTAAGCAAGATGAATTTGCGGCACGTGAATTAGCAAAATATGCTGAAGTTGATATTGAAGAATATGGTCTAGCATTATTAAAAGCAGGTACTAATTTATCAACGAAATCTGTTGAAGAATTATTAAATTTAGATGCTAAAACATTTGAAATGAATGGTCGTAAAGTCCGTATCGCACAAGTAAATGCGATTGGCTTTGCTGAAATGAAAGAACGTAAAGAATCTTTATTAGAGGCTATGGAACTTGCGAATACAAGTGAACAATATGATTTATTCTTATTAATTGTGACAGATGTTTTAGAAAGCAATTCATTTGCATTAGTTGCAGGTGAAGATTTAAAAGCAGTAAAACGTGCATTTGATACAATTATTACGAATCAAGAATTTGAACTTCCAGGTGTTGTATCTCGTAAAAAACAAGTAGTACCACAATTAACTGAAAGTTACGAAGCATTATAA
- a CDS encoding SH3 domain-containing protein: MRSSSNHPTPSHNVSSGSNYSLIRQSGQFFPNQTVAIKNKPSLGASSVGFYKPGESFVYDGYIHAEGMVWLSYVGGSGIRRYVAWRKINGKKCVVIKQLITPSYPEQGGFNLELTKDSSLKQFMED, translated from the coding sequence ATCAGAAGTAGCTCAAATCATCCTACCCCTTCACATAATGTATCTTCAGGTTCAAACTATTCCTTGATTCGACAAAGTGGACAATTTTTCCCAAATCAAACGGTTGCGATTAAAAATAAACCGAGTTTAGGTGCTAGTTCCGTAGGATTTTATAAACCTGGTGAATCATTCGTTTATGATGGATATATTCATGCAGAAGGAATGGTATGGTTAAGCTATGTAGGAGGTTCAGGAATCCGTCGCTATGTGGCTTGGCGTAAGATAAATGGGAAAAAATGTGTTGTTATCAAACAGTTGATAACTCCTTCGTATCCTGAACAGGGTGGTTTTAATTTAGAGTTGACAAAAGATTCTAGCTTAAAACAATTTATGGAGGATTAA
- a CDS encoding rhodanese-like domain-containing protein, translated as MDLLIFIFAVLVLTIVAYGAYLLYLWLIRKYSATLIEAEELEEKRAGAQIIDLREAAEFDARHILGARNLPMSQFSQRYKEVRKDKPVYLYDDNMNLAPRAARTLKKNGYDNIYVLKNGFSTWGGKVRSSK; from the coding sequence ATGGATTTATTAATTTTTATTTTTGCTGTTTTAGTATTAACAATTGTTGCTTATGGTGCTTATTTATTGTATTTGTGGTTGATACGCAAATACTCTGCCACATTAATTGAGGCTGAAGAACTTGAAGAAAAGCGTGCAGGTGCTCAAATTATTGACTTACGTGAAGCGGCAGAATTTGATGCACGTCACATTTTAGGGGCACGTAATTTGCCAATGTCACAGTTTTCTCAACGATATAAAGAAGTCCGTAAAGATAAACCAGTTTATTTATACGATGATAATATGAATTTAGCACCACGTGCAGCTCGTACATTGAAGAAAAATGGTTATGATAATATCTATGTATTAAAAAATGGATTTTCAACATGGGGTGGCAAAGTACGCTCGTCAAAATAA
- the pflA gene encoding pyruvate formate lyase-activating protein: MTEVAAPVIGYVHSTESFGSVDGPGIRFISFMQGCRMRCEFCHNPDTWNTQGGKPYTPQELFDTAIQYRAFWGDKGGVTVSGGEPLLQIDFLIEYFKICKANGVNTTLDTCGAPFTRKEPFFSRFQELMKYTDLLLFDLKHIDSEGHRKLTGHPNDNILDMAQYLSDIGQNVWIRHVLVPERTDYDEYLIRLGAFVKTLKNVLKFEILPYHKLGVYKYEVLGIKYRLEGIEPPTAERVENARRILDTDSYKGYLDV; encoded by the coding sequence ATGACAGAAGTAGCTGCACCAGTAATTGGTTATGTGCATTCTACCGAAAGTTTTGGTTCTGTCGACGGCCCTGGTATTCGATTTATTAGTTTTATGCAAGGGTGTCGTATGCGATGCGAATTTTGCCACAACCCAGATACATGGAATACTCAAGGTGGAAAACCCTATACACCACAGGAATTGTTTGATACTGCCATTCAATATCGTGCTTTTTGGGGCGATAAAGGTGGGGTAACTGTTAGTGGTGGCGAACCATTATTACAGATTGATTTTCTAATTGAATACTTCAAAATTTGTAAAGCAAATGGGGTTAACACGACATTGGATACTTGTGGAGCACCATTTACACGTAAAGAGCCTTTCTTTAGCCGTTTCCAAGAATTAATGAAATATACTGATTTGCTATTGTTTGACTTAAAACATATCGATAGCGAAGGTCATCGCAAGCTAACAGGACACCCAAATGATAATATTTTAGATATGGCACAATATTTATCGGATATTGGTCAAAATGTTTGGATTCGTCACGTATTAGTGCCAGAGCGTACCGATTATGATGAATACTTAATTCGTTTAGGTGCATTTGTAAAAACACTTAAAAATGTCTTGAAATTTGAAATTTTACCATATCATAAGCTAGGGGTTTATAAGTATGAAGTATTAGGCATTAAATATCGTTTAGAGGGGATTGAACCACCAACTGCTGAACGAGTTGAAAATGCACGACGTATCTTAGATACGGATTCTTATAAAGGATACTTGGACGTATAG
- a CDS encoding DUF1904 family protein, with protein MPQLIFKGVKAEEVAQLSASLPTELSRLTDTPEDYFTFELVTSLFFNQGNQVAMYPLIEIKQFNRGLTVEQAMAKLIQAAICELGYQECEVYFTHIDKENYYE; from the coding sequence GTGCCACAATTAATTTTTAAAGGGGTTAAAGCTGAAGAAGTAGCACAACTTAGTGCAAGTTTACCGACTGAATTAAGTCGTTTGACGGATACACCGGAAGATTATTTTACCTTTGAATTGGTGACATCTTTATTTTTCAATCAAGGAAATCAAGTAGCAATGTATCCATTGATTGAAATTAAACAATTTAATCGTGGCTTGACAGTTGAACAAGCAATGGCAAAGTTGATACAAGCAGCGATTTGCGAATTGGGTTATCAAGAATGTGAAGTTTACTTTACGCATATTGATAAAGAAAATTATTATGAATAA
- a CDS encoding 5-formyltetrahydrofolate cyclo-ligase produces MTRLTKRLCRQAILQELSNLDMSWRQQWEHNLYQQLINLVEQHNYQSIACIYSMEPEINFHSLIKQLHQMRRKVYLPCIEPEYQLTFRQYQAGDSLERVFKGVYQPLRTAPQIDVNEIDLLIVPGLLFNHSGYRIGFGGGYYDRLLARNPDLKTVSLAFPIQVSNTIDSLIESHDIRVKELIIAQNSH; encoded by the coding sequence ATGACACGATTAACAAAAAGATTATGCCGACAGGCAATATTACAAGAGCTATCGAATTTAGATATGTCATGGAGACAACAATGGGAGCATAACTTATATCAACAACTCATAAATCTCGTTGAACAGCACAATTATCAGTCGATTGCATGTATTTATAGCATGGAGCCTGAAATCAATTTTCACTCACTCATAAAGCAACTACATCAAATGCGGCGAAAAGTTTATTTACCTTGTATTGAACCAGAATATCAATTAACATTTAGGCAATATCAAGCTGGGGATTCATTAGAACGTGTCTTTAAAGGTGTTTATCAGCCACTCCGAACTGCCCCACAAATAGATGTAAATGAGATTGATTTATTAATTGTTCCTGGATTATTATTCAATCATTCAGGCTACCGTATTGGTTTTGGTGGTGGATATTATGACCGTCTGCTTGCTAGGAATCCCGATTTAAAGACAGTGTCATTAGCATTTCCGATACAAGTTTCTAATACAATTGATTCACTAATCGAATCGCATGATATACGAGTAAAAGAATTAATCATTGCTCAAAATTCACATTGA